The following coding sequences lie in one Chelonia mydas isolate rCheMyd1 chromosome 6, rCheMyd1.pri.v2, whole genome shotgun sequence genomic window:
- the RAG2 gene encoding V(D)J recombination-activating protein 2: protein MTQSPDIMSLQMISAINNSSLIQPGFSLLNFDGQVFFFGQKGWPKRSCPTGVFLLDLKKNELKLKPAFFSKDSCYLPPLRYPAVCAVRGRTESEKCQYVIHGGKTPNNELSDKIYVMGIVCKPSKKITFKCTEKELVGDVPEARYGHTINTVHSRGKSMSVIFGGRSYIPLGQRTTEKWNSVVDCMPHVFLVDFEFGCCTSYILPELQDGLSFHVSIARNDTIYILGGHSLENNIRPPNLYRLKIDLPLGSPAVSCTILPGGISVSSALVTQTGDKEFVMVGGYQCDNQKRMFCNTITLEDNNIEIVERETPDWTPDIKHCKIWFGSDMGNGAILLGIPGDNRQLISDANYFYILRCGGARDEEEEAAQTCSQTSTEDPGDSTPFEDSEEFCFSAEANSFDDDDIDTYNEDDEEDESETGYWITCSANCDIDINTWVPFYSTELNKPAMIYCSNGDGHWVHAQCMDLSEGMLIRLSEANIKYFCNEHVDLARGLQTPKKVLPVKKQPLKPLRRKTSMKIATPVKKSFLRRLFE from the coding sequence ATGACGCAATCACCAGACATAATGTCCCTGCAGATGATATCAGCCATTAATAATTCATCCTTGATTCAGCCAGGCTTTTCTCTGCTGAATTTTGATGGGCAAGTTTTCTTTTTTGGACAGAAAGGCTGGCCAAAGAGATCTTGCCCCACTGGAGTTTTTCTccttgacttaaaaaaaaatgagctCAAATTGAAGCCTGCATTTTTCTCTAAGGATTCCTGCTATCTTCCCCCTCTCCGTTACCCTGCTGTCTGCGCTGTCAGGGGCAGAACAGAGTCTGAGAAATGCCAGTATGTCATCCATGGTGGGAAAACGCCAAACAATGAACTATCTGATAAGATTTATGTTATGGGTATAGTATGCAAGCCTAGCAAGAAAATCACCTTTAAATGCACTGAGAAAGAGTTAGTTGGGGATGTTCCTGAAGCCAGATATGGTCATACCATTAACACGGTTCATAGCCGAGGTAAAAGTATGAGTGTTATATTTGGGGGAAGGTCATATATCCCTCTTGGACAAAGAACCACAGAAAAATGGAATAGTGTAGTAGACTGTATGCCCCATGTGTTTTTGGTTGATTTTGAGTTTGGATGCTGTACCTCATACATCCTTCCAGAGCTTCAGGATGGACTTTCTTTCCATGTCTCCATTGCCAGAAATGATACCATCTACATCCTAGGGGGTCATTCTCTTGAAAATAACATCAGACCCCCCAACTTATACAGACTAAAAATTGACCTGCCACTAGGCAGCCCAGCTGTGAGCTGCACCATCTTGCCTGGGGGGATCTCTGTCTCCAGTGCTCTTGTGACTCAGACTGGCGATAAAGAGTTTGTCATGGTTGGGGGCTACCAGTGTGACAACCAGAAGAGGATGTTTTGTAATACAATCACTTTAGAAGATAACAACATAGAGATTGTGGAAAGGGAGACCCCAGATTGGACACCAGATATTAAACACTGCAAGATATGGTTTGGTAGTGATATGGGTAATGGGGCCATATTGCTTGGTATACCGGGGGACAATAGGCAGCTAATTTCAGATGCAAACTACTTTTACATTTTGAGATGTGGAGGAGCaagagatgaggaggaggaggctgcacaAACTTGCAGTCAGACATCTACAGAAGACCCAGGGGACTCCACTCCATTTGAAGATTCAGAGGAGTTCTGTTTTAGTGCCGAAGCCAATAGTTTTGACGATGATGATATTGACACCTATAATGAAGATGATGAAGAAGATGAATCAGAAACAGGCTACTGGATCACCTGCTCTGCCAACTGTGACATTGACATCAACACTTGGGTCCCTTTCTATTCGACTGAACTCAACAAGCCAGCTATGATCTACTGTTCCAATGGAGATGGCCATTGGGTCCATGCTCAGTGTATGGACCTATCTGAGGGCATGCTCATACGTCTTTCAGAGGCAAATATCAAGTACTTCTGCAATGAGCATGTTGATCTTGCTAGAGGGCTGCAAACCCCAAAGAAGGTTCTGCCTGTGAAAAAACAACCTCTGAAACCATTGCGCAGAAAAACATCCATGAAGATAGCAACTCCAGTGAAAAAATCTTTTCTTCGGAGGTTATTTGAATAG